One Globicephala melas chromosome 18, mGloMel1.2, whole genome shotgun sequence DNA segment encodes these proteins:
- the SERTM1 gene encoding serine-rich and transmembrane domain-containing protein 1, with amino-acid sequence MSEPDSSSVFSGSMENGTFLELFPTSLSTSVDPSSGHLSNVYIYVSIFLSLLAFLLLLLIIALQRLKNIISSSSSYPEYPSDAGSSFTNLEVCSISSQRSTFSNLSS; translated from the coding sequence ATGTCTGAACCTGACTCTTCATCTGTATTCTCGGGGAGTATGGAGAATGGAACTTTCCTCGAGCTATTTCCCACATCCCTGTCCACATCGGTGGACCCGTCCTCAGGCCACCTGTCAAATGTCTACATCTATGTGTCCATATTCCTCAGCCTGTTAGCCTTCCTGCTTCTACTTTTAATCATTGCCCTCCAGAGGCTCAAAAATATCATCTCCTCCAGTTCCTCCTACCCGGAGTATCCAAGCGACGCTGGAAGTTCTTTCACCAACTTGGAAGTCTGCAGTATTTCCTCGCAAAGGTCCACTTTTTCAAACCTTTCCTCCTGA